A portion of the Desulfovibrio sp. Fe33 genome contains these proteins:
- a CDS encoding RluA family pseudouridine synthase, with protein sequence MLFEGTFSIDASGDGNRLDRVIEAFLPGSGLRFRRRLCDEGRVLVDGRARKPGYKVRTGQLLEIREVREMTKPGELGLKIVERKGGFAAVNKPGGVHSAIIPGGVEPCAEAALAGLFPGETPALLNRLDCLTSGLLLVALTPEAREAYLEYEDDGAIRKFYLARVKGRLDGIVSVRNRLDTDNRKKTRVLAESDPDSRRWTGITALSHDNAADTSLVRCLIMKGARHQIRAHLASIGHPIVGDPLYGEGESPRGLMLQHQRIDMPGFQAETVPLF encoded by the coding sequence ATGCTTTTCGAAGGGACGTTCAGCATCGACGCATCCGGCGACGGCAATCGTCTGGACCGGGTTATCGAAGCGTTCTTGCCCGGTTCCGGGTTGCGCTTCAGGCGTCGCCTGTGCGACGAAGGGCGGGTGTTGGTGGATGGCCGGGCCAGGAAGCCCGGATACAAAGTGCGAACCGGACAATTGCTGGAGATCAGGGAAGTGCGGGAGATGACGAAACCCGGAGAATTGGGCTTGAAGATAGTCGAGCGGAAAGGCGGATTCGCCGCCGTCAACAAACCTGGCGGCGTGCATTCGGCGATTATCCCCGGCGGGGTAGAACCCTGCGCCGAAGCCGCTTTGGCCGGTCTTTTCCCGGGCGAAACCCCGGCATTGCTCAATAGGCTGGACTGCCTGACCTCGGGGTTGCTTCTTGTGGCCCTGACACCCGAGGCGCGCGAAGCCTACCTGGAGTATGAAGACGACGGCGCCATCCGGAAATTTTACCTGGCCCGCGTCAAAGGGCGGCTTGACGGCATCGTCTCCGTCCGGAATCGGCTGGACACGGATAACCGCAAGAAAACCCGCGTCTTGGCGGAATCGGACCCGGATTCCCGCCGCTGGACCGGCATCACGGCCCTGTCCCACGACAATGCAGCCGATACCTCCCTTGTGCGTTGCCTCATAATGAAGGGCGCGCGTCATCAGATCAGGGCGCACCTTGCGTCCATCGGGCACCCCATCGTAGGTGATCCTCTCTATGGCGAAGGCGAGTCTCCGCGCGGACTGATGCTTCAGCACCAGCGCATCGACATGCCTGGATTCCAAGCCGAGACCGTTCCGCTTTTCTGA